Below is a window of Humulus lupulus chromosome 9, drHumLupu1.1, whole genome shotgun sequence DNA.
GAGGGACAGAGAGTTCAAAGATCAAATTTTCAAGATCACTCGAGCATTACACATGTCCATAAATTACCATGTGCATGCTCGagggggcatctgttgaaccgttttttttttattattaataaataaataaataataaaagaaaaaaaatcggTTTGGAGTAAAGgagaaaaagtaaaaataaatatctcCATTATTCTCTCCACCTTCCCACTTCCCATTCTAACCACTCTTCACTTTCTCCACATTATTTTCACTTTAAGGTAAAAATTAAGTCTACaaaagggaagaaaaaaaaaaaagagagggaGAGACATTTTTGCATCAGGAAAGAaacagagagaaaaaaaaaatcaagacacAATATTTCTTCAAATCGCTCAAGTTTCACAGGTAAATATCTATCCctaaatttcttcttctttcttggcTTTCTCTTGCTCTATGATGGAATGCTCTCATTTCTTTCTCTTCATCTAACATGGAATGCACTCATTCCGCCCCTAAAAATTGACGGATGCActcatccaaaaaaaaaaaaaaacaatatggaatgcactcattccgcctaaaaaaaaaattaattaatagatGCACTCATCCAAAAAAGTTATGGAATGCACTCATTCCGTTCCAAATTTATGGAATGCACTCATTCTATCCtcaatttatttttcttcaaaataAAGTTAATCTGTTATGCTGTCAAAATTATCTTTAAAAAATGTTAATTTTGGTTGAGAACAGTAAAATCAAAGAAAGTACAAATTTGGCCAAAACCAAATACCTTATCAAAATCTGAAATCAAAATAATTGCTtgagttaatttttttgttttaagcaAACAAAGTCCAaattatttgataaaaaaatcATTCACGGATGAATATGAGCATCTACATGTATATATTAAACTATTACATGtcacaatgaaaaaaaaaaggcttTATAGTAATCCAAAATCCTTGTAAAGCCCAATCTCCAGGAAAATTACGGTACAGAGAATTCAAGCTACAAAATCAAACCAAAAAATGATGTTATGTGTCCcttaaaaggaaaagaaaagaagattaaatACATATTCAGTGAAATACAAATGCCTCGAATGACATTTGACTTGTTTTCAGCTTTCTATTCACACAATATATTAAGAGATCTAAATATATGTGTATCTATATGTTCTCATCATAGCATAAAGGGGACACAATCTTGGTCAAAGAAAAATTCAACTATGACTTTGAAGGAATGATGATGTGCTCTCTGTTTGTCAacgtaaaaaaaataaataaatatgattagtaAGCATTCATGCACAAACGAAAAGGTCAACAAGACCAAATGTGTATTGCACTATATATgtttcataaaaaatatatatatatatatatatcagtgaCATAAACGAAAATGCACTGTATAAAGGGCTCTCTGAATGCTTTAAACAAAACATATCATTTAAAAGTCATgatcaaatataatatatatacatatttatatatataatcagtGCAACAAAGATtgtacttaatatatatatatatatattaaaaatgattCAAATCAAACCACTACCTAGATCGAAAGATACAATAGCATACAATACATGAGGAAAAGATGAAAGAGAAAAACATATTGTTTACTGATTTGGTCAAATCTGATCAGGGTCCTTTGACGATTTAatcatgtatatgtatatatatatgtacgaaTAAGATTGGAAATACTCAAGTTTAAGTCTATTAGATGAAAATTGAGAAACGAGGTcttaaaaaaattccaaataaaaaaaaaaaagtgtatcgtacatatacaatatatacatataaaggGGCTTACCTTGAAGAAAAAAATGTATGTATGCTCTGTCAAAGAATTACAACTTATCATATGACTTTTGCTTTATCTCTGTAAGTTTATTAAATAGATTCAGAGATATATCTAATAATCAAAtaatgtataaaaaaaatataaaagaataaaatatctcaaattcaAAACTAAATTTAAATTCGAATTTAAGATATTTACATTATTTGATAAAGTCAAAAAATAAAACAGTCagattttatctcaaaattttaaattcaaatttaaaaaaaataaaatttgaattttaaaataatgatattatctAATATAAAATTTTAGATTATTCCCCACAAATTTTTTggaataatcaattaaaatattagttaaataatctctttatatatttttttaataatttattttatatataaagagattattttatatataaagacATAAAATTGTCACCAAAATGATAAAATTCTAAAACCATGTGAAATAGTATGAAATTTTCAAATCCCAAATGAGCTCATCAGAATCAATTCAAATGATGAAATATCATTCCAAAATTTCAAAGAGGTCATTTACTTCACAAAATCTCAAGAAATGGTTATTGTACCTACAAATTCAAAAGTGCACTAAAACTTAAAAGCCATAATAAATGGTATCTTAAAAAGGGGTCATTCACCTCTTAATTATCAAAGCATCATTAAATCTTTGAAAAAGACCGGAATTACGTTAGACTTGATTCCTAAAAAGGGATACGTAGGCAATTTAGTTGCTAAAACTAAGTGTAGTCTCCAATATCGCAAAATGGTATAAAAACACAAATATCAAAATTCCATAAAAGGTCATCCACCTAggaatttttccaaattttcaaaTGGCAAAGAATTCCCGAAAATGGTCATATACCGGAATTCTTATATTCAAATTCTAAAATATCTCAATATGAACTACAAGTAGCTTGATCCTTCACAAAGAAGGTATGTAGGCAACTCAGTTAGCCAAAAGTACTGAGTTCAGCTACAATTCCAAATTCATCCCAGTTCTCCTAaattatttcaaattatttaatatCACCGTAATTGGAATCAAAGGGTATTTCCTTTAAATAAAAAGATTGTAATTAAGAGGTTATTCTTATAATCTCGGATGGgtcaaacttaaataaataaaatcttatGCTATAAATTTTGCAGAGGTAAAATTGTGTTTcgcatttattttttttattttctaaatataaAATTTTTGGTTAACAAATATTCaatataacaaattaaaatttCATCAAGCCATAGAGAACTGGAACTAATAGCTCTAATTGCAGAATCTGTTATCATAAAGTAAAACTCAATCAGATTTATTaagggcaaaaaaaaaaaaaaaaccagtttTCTAACTACGTTAGCATCTGTCCACTTCAGAAACAATAGGCCAAAATCTTTCGAAAGCCTCACAATTAACATTTTAAAAATTCTTTAGACAAACATCCGTCACTTGTTCATACATAGTACTGTGCTTGTTACAAGGTGTTTCCAACGGTATCCAACTGACCGAAACACAAATGGTATACATCTATATTTATATTTGATGTGATTTACAAGTCTAAAATTCATTAGTCACCTAGGAGAGGGAACATCAAAACACCTTAGGGAACCATccaaaaaatctaaaatttaaacaaaaccaAACTGACCATACTCCGATGGATTTCCTGCAGTTTCACCGTTGCAGTTCCCTCATCAAACAGAGAAGTCAGTTCGGTTGAAAAATAACCCCCTAAGATGCAGTTTAATCAGGAAAAGAAAGACtacaaaattataaaattaaagagATACTATTCTTTTGAAACAAAAAATTCGAACTAGTGTTCTTCATAATCAAGCTCTTCATTATGACCATAAGCATCATCATCGATTCCATAATCTGTAATAGCATAGTAATCTTCAATGGCATCATCCTCTTCTTCACTGCCTAGCTTTTCATGCTGGTAGTCATCATCATTAATTGTTTCTCCTGAACTGTATGCTTCCGAGTTGAATTTCACATCATCAAGAGTACTCCCGTAATGATGGTCATGATGAGAATCCATGCCTTCTCCAGTTCCCATTTCCAGAACCTCATCCTGTATGACATTTAacaatttaatatataatttaaaattttaatagcTGAATTTAGACTATCCTACATCAAATTACTAAAGAATCATATCACAATTTCTATAAAACATATTCAATCATAAACTATGCCCAGACACACCTTTTATTTTCCATctctaataaaagaaaaaaatatgaatccATTTAATTTTTTGGAAGGACACCTTTCCCCTTCCATAAGCTGTGTAGCTTTCTTAAGTTTAATAAGACAAGGAGACGAATAAAAGAGTTTCCCTAGCTTTCAGTGTTAGAGATACATACCTGCTCAAG
It encodes the following:
- the LOC133800730 gene encoding uncharacterized protein LOC133800730 isoform X2 codes for the protein MDDKGSEQLQSTILSHPMHKFDTPTPAGAYNGDGDLKNLYGVSDAEVLRYLNNNKVASYKRVIWETMNMDYQKKLSLKINYDMLNKLEQDEVLEMGTGEGMDSHHDHHYGSTLDDVKFNSEAYSSGETINDDDYQHEKLGSEEEDDAIEDYYAITDYGIDDDAYGHNEELDYEEH